The Bdellovibrio sp. ZAP7 DNA segment AGATCACTCGATCTGAAACAACTTTGCGCGAATCAGAAATGAACCCACGACTTTGATTATCGGACTTTCGTTTTTTTCGAGTTTTCTTCGGGGGAACAGAGGCTGCTGGTGTCACTTGGTTTTGCGCAACTTGAGTACCAGGAACTTCAGAGACTGCTTTTGCGTCAGAAGGTATCGTCGCAGTTTGCGAATACGCTGAAGAAGATAGCAGTGATAAAGCAAAGACGAACTTAAGCGACAAATAAACCTCTGACACTGATCATATAAGATCAGTGTCAGTTGTCACTCATTCATGTTTATCTTTCAACGATTGCTGTTACACCCATACCGCCAGCGGTACAGATGGAAATCAATCCTCGACCGCTGCCTTTTTGTGAAAGCATTTTTGCTAGAGAAACCAGGATACGACCACCTGTTGCCGCAAAAGGATGCCCCAATGCCAAGGATCCACCATTCACATTCAGTTTACTGCGATCGATGGATCCCAGTGCTTTTGTCAGACCCAATTTCGTGCGGCAATACTCTTCGGATTCCCACGCTTTCAAAGTGCAAAGAACCTGACCTGCGAAAGCTTCATGAATTTCATAAAAATCAAAGTCCTGCAAAGTCAGTCCGTTACGTTCGAGCATGCGAGCCACAGCATAAGTGGGAGCCATCAACAGACCTTCACCACCCACATAATCCACCGCTGCCACTTCGGCATCAGTCAGATACGCCAGCACGGGCAAATTATGTTTTTGAGCGAAGTCCTCACTGCCCAACAAAACTGCCGAAGCACCGTCTGTCAAAGCGGTACTGTTCCCAGCCGTTAATGTTCCCGTTCCGGTTTTATCAAACGCCGGTTTAAGTTTCGCTAATTTTTCCAGCGTTGTATCCCCTCGAACCAAAGAGTCTTTTTTCAAACCTTTGAATTCAAATACCAGGTCCTTAAAGAACCCCGCATCCCAGGCTTTTGCTGCATTTTGATGGCTGGCTAAAGCAAGTTTATCCTGCTCTTCTTGAGAGATGTGCCACTCTTTCACCATCAGCTCTGTATGCTGACCCATCGAAAGACCTGTGCGCGGCTCTACCACCACCGGAAATTTTGGTTTGATATCATCAATCGATAACTTGGCGAATTTACTCAAGCGGCCCATCAACGTTTTTTCTTTTTGCGCATCCATTAACTTCCAAGTGAATTCATGAGGCAAAACACCTTGAATATCACTGTTCGTATCAGTCCCGCCGGCAATACCCGATTCAATTTGCCCGGCAGCGATTTTCAAACCGATATGCCAAGCGGTTTCCAATCCTGTACCGCAAGCTCTTTGCACATCATAACCAGGGGTATGAGGATCAAGACCGGAACTAAGCACGCTCTCACGAGTCATATTCCAGTCAGCAGCATTTTTCATCACAGCACCAGTAGAAACGTCACCTAAGCGAGCGCCTCTAATATTGGTTTTATTGACAAGGTCTTGCAAAACAGCCGTCATCAATTCTTGATTAGACGTACGGACATAATTTGTCTGAGATTTTGTAAATGGAGTTCTGGAACCTGCTAGAATCGCGATGGGACGCATTTGTTTCGTTTTCATACATAGTCCTTTACGAAGGCTTGATTTATCTACCTATCGGTAGGTAGAATATATCTAAACAGAAACCGAAGCAACCCCCAGAAGGAGGTAAAAATGGAAACCAAAGCTCAAGCTCTTGAAGTTGCCAAAAACCACCTTCAATTGAGGGGTTATAACGGCTTTAGCTTTCAAGACATCGCCGATGAGTTAGGCATCCGCAAAGCGAGTCTCCATTACTATTTCGCCTCTAAGGAAGACCTGGGCCTAGCTTTGCTCGAAGACTATACCCAGTCTTTTCAACAATGGGCCGAAAAGCACGCACAACGTGGTCCTTTGGAGAAAATCAAAAAGTTCATCGACATGTACCACTCTTTCTCCCAGGACAGCTTAAAAGTATGCCCTGGCGGAGTGTTATGCATCGACTACAACACTCTGCCCACAAAATTGCAGAAAGCCGTTTCTCACTTCCAAGTACAACAGCAAACGTGGCTGGAAATCCAAATCAAAGAAGCCCAAAAGCTTTCTGAAATCAAAAAAGACCTGAAACCTAAAGAAACAGCGACTCTATTAATAAGCACCTGCCAAGGCAGCCTTCAATTAGCGCGCATGCAAAATAACCCTAAGCTCATGAAATCAACCTGCTTAAACCTTTTATCCCTAGTTGAAAATAAAGCTCGTTTATGGAGCCAGGCATATAACTTCTAGCCTGAGCGAACGTCCTGAACATAAGTGAAGATTCGTGAGTGTGGTTCCACTTTGGTGCTATCCTACAGTCCAGACATTTTTCATGGAGGAAAAATGAACCACTTTTCGCGCGTTCTTGTCGTGCTGGCACTATTGCTTGCATCTGCTTTCGCTTCTGCATCTCAACAAGTTAAAGAATGGAACATGTTGGTATTCCTGAACGGAAACAACAACCTTGATTCGTTCGGTCCGATGAATATCAATCAAATGGAACAAGTTGGCTCGAATGAGAACCTGAACATCCTGGTTCAGTGGGCCTCAGCTAAAAAAAGCAGTGTTTCTCGCTTATTGATTCAAAAAGACAATGACACGAATAAAGTCACTTCACCAGTAGTTCAAAACATGGGTGCGGTGGATATGGGTGACTGGAAAGAACTGGTTAAGTTCGTAGAATGGGCTAATCAAAACTACCCTGCGAAAAAATACTTTGTGGTTGTTTGGGATCACGGCGGTGGCTGGCACTTGGCTTCGATTCCTGGCATGAAACCAATGGATATTTCTTGGGATGACAACACAGGCAACAACATCACGACTGAACAATTGGGTCAGGCGATGGCGGAATCTGCAAAGATCCTAGGTCACAAAGTGGACATTTACTCTTCTGATGCGTGCTTGATGGGGATGATTGAAGTTGCCTCCGAAATGTCTGAATCCGTTCAGTACTATTTGGGTTCTCAGGATGTAGAACCAGGTGCTGGTTGGCCTTATGCAACTTTTCTGACGAAATGGGCACAAAACCCAATGATGAGCGCTGCAGACCTGGTTAAAGTTCATGCTGCAGACTATTTGGCAGCCTACAATGGTGGAGTTTACGGCAATCGCAAAGTGACGATGTCTGCCTATGATCTATCTCACATTGATTCTTACGAGCAGTCATTGAAACAATTGAGTGCTGAATTTGCGGCATTGGACAACGCCTCTTTGGCAAAAGTGGCTCGATCGGCTAAGAATGCAAAGCTTTTCACATACTGGGACTACCGTGACGTGATTGATTTCATCGATCTTGCGACCAAAAACGGAATCACAACTCCAGCGATGCAATCTGTTCGCGATGCTCAAAGCCAGTTCGTGATTGCTAACAGCCAAAATCAAGATACAAAAACTTGGGGTGTTTCAATCTGGCTTCCGTCCAACAGCTCGGACTATTCCGGATATATCGAACGCTATCATGGCTTAAAGTTCAACCAGAGGACAAACTGGGCAGATTTAGTCACAAAGATCCAAGGTAAATAAAAAAGCAAGGGGCCAACAAGGCCCCTTTTCTTTTTTCACACACTCTTGCAGAGAAAACCAATTCCAGCTACTCGTCTCCTCCATCAACTTTTCATGAGGAGACTAAAATGAAAAAAGCTATATTGATGGCAGCGCTCTTAACCACGACCGCCTTCATTCCAAAATCATTCGCTGACACCACACTTAAAAATATAACCGACACCACTTCCCGCGAGCGCACCATTCTGTCGCAACTTGTCCGCGTCCCTGCCGAAGACATTGAGGCTTTAGAAATTCAACTGACCGGCACATTTCCCACAATGACCAGCCACCATGGTTTTGATGAAGTCGTGAATGCTTTCACCGACAATCTTGCCTATGATGTCGCTCACAAATTCCTGAACCATCCTGAATCAGACGCACGATTAAATACTCCCCGCGCCAACAGCCAACCATGGTGGGCTTCAGATCAAACTTCAGCCCTGCCTCAACAGGTCAGCTTGCTAAATACATTCCTGCAAGCAAACCAGCTGAAATCCGACGTGAGCCTCTATAACATCCTAGAAAAATCCATGACCGTAGACCCCGGCTTCTGCGACGGCGACACCCGCCGCCAACGCCCCCAAAACTGCGAATACCACAAGACCCTTATCTTCCTACCCCTCACCAACGGCACCCGCCTAATCAAAGGCTACCGAGTTTATTGGTACTAGAAAATTAAGCCAGCGACAGAATGAGAACATCACGCAATCATCCATCTCCAAAGTAAGGGCTATTCTTTAACGTCTGAGCATTGATCCCCTCGAGGCCCGGGGGCCTGCGGGCAGGGATGGAAACGCAGCGACCTCCGTGGGCGCATGGATGCGCGCACCCGCCAAAGGCGGGCCACGGTGAGCCACGATGGCGTGTCGCGGAGTTACCATCCCTGCTCGCAGGACACCGGGACTCGAGGGCGAACGAAGCCGCCCAGAACGAAAAAGAAAAGCCCAGCTTAAACTGGGCTTTTCGATTTTTTGAGATTCTAAAACTCTCTAATAATTATTTTACGCAAGAATAGTAAACTTGGTATTGGCCTTGTGGAAGATCTGCGCTGAATACCATGTTCACGCCAGACACTGTGTAAGCACCAGCATATGGTTGACCATCTTTAAGTACAGAGATGGATCTTACAGAGTCTACTACTGGAGCACATGACAGAGTGAAAGTTTTCAATGTTTTGCGAACACCGTCAGCGATACCAGATACTTGAGCTGCGTAATCAGAGGCACACACGTCACCGATCACACCACCAGTTAATTTGGAGATCTGTTCGTAACGGTAACCGTAAGCATAACCATTCGTAGACTTACAAGCTGTATCACCAGGGCGAGTGATGATGGAATGGAAGCTGAATGCTTTTTGACCACCATAAGTTTGACCGATGAAGTTCAACAATGATTGTGGGTCATTTTTTGTACCGTTTTTAGATTCATCTTCGTCAGAGATCGTAAGAACTGCCAACTGTGCATCTGGGCGTACGAAGTTCACGTTACCACCGCTTTGAGACAATGATCTTTCGATCGCACGGTAAGTTGCATAAATTGCTTGTTCGTCACCGCTACCAACTTCAGATCTTTGCAAAGTCGCACCCAACAATGTTTGCGCTTCAGCGTCAGCCATTGCAGAAGTCAGGATGTACTGACCTTTTTTACCAGTTAATTGTACCAAGCGACCGTCACCCAAAGTGATATCACGTGGATCTGTTGTTGTAACCGCGATCTGCCAGTCCAAACCTTTCATAACACTTAGAAGGTTTTTCACACGGCTCGCCATATTTTTTTGTTCGTATTCCATGGAGCCAGAGTTGTCGATCACAATTAGCAAATCCACTTTTTTGTTCGGTGTAACTTGGACGTTCTGAACAAGTGATTTGTATTTTGAAGACACATCAAAAGTAATGGATTTTGCAGATGAATGAGCCAATTTATCTGTTGCTGTAACTGCAAGGGTGTATGTACCAGAAACCATGCTGGGAACCTTGATCGTGTTCGTACCTGCTGCACAAGTTTTAGAAACTCCTGCAAACGAGCAAGTTACTTTATCAACACCAGAACCCGCATCAGATACTGTGAATACGATTTCTACGTCAGAACCTTCTTCAACAGTTGAAGTTGGGTATTTCGCGAAAACGATTTCAGGGCCCGCTTCGTCAATCAGGATGCTGGCATTCAAACACTCAGAAGTACGACCGTCGTAGTCTTTATACATTACGCTCAAAGTAACATTCTGATTAGTCGATGTACTTTGATAGATTTTAGAATCAACGAACGGCTCGTAAGAACCATTCGAACAATCAGCACCAGTGGAAAGCTTTAAGTAAGCTGCACTGAAAACAGAGATGAAGTTCAACTCAAGCTTTGCCGAATCTGTTAGTTTTGCGCCGTTATTGATTTGGAATACGGCTGCCTCACCTGATGGTGGAGCTGGCGTTGCCGAAGGGCTTGGTTCAACTGTAGGAGTTGGAGAAGGTTCAGTCACTACACTGAAATCACTGTTTGTATTGCTGCCGGAGCCAGCACTACCGAATTCGACGCTACCTTGGTTTTCTAAACATGCCGTCAGGTTGAAAGTCATTGCTAGTAGTAAGGCCCATCCTAGATTCTTCATAAAATCCGCTCCTCATGTGCGAGTACACATACATTGTTGCGATATCTTCAGATGATTTTCAAAGCAATCTCACTATGGGAATGTTTCGTAAACTCCTTAGACAAAGGCAGAAAATTCGCCGTCTAAAAGTTCGCCACTCGCGAGAAAACTCAGTCAGAGCGCGGGTTTGCCGGCATACAGAGGTAAGAATGTCTTATTACTGGAAAGGCGGAGCTGAAGCTCTGAACTTGCGAACCAAAGGCATGATCAGCGTCTTGGGATTGATACCGCTATCAAGGCACACATCGAAAAACTCCAGCAAATCTTTGGTGGTATTTGATTCGATATCACCATCAAGAAAGGCCATTGACCAATCTCCGAAAAGACGTTTATCGCTTTGCTCTTCGATCAAGACTTTCAATGTATGATTACGGTTGTCGCGACGAATGACGTTCACCAGGGATTGAACCTTGTCTTTGTCACCCTCAAGAACCTGCAGAAAGTAACCTTCGCGCAAAATAAGAACGCCCGAGATATCATCTCGAGCGTTGTTTTTGCGTGAAGAATTAAGAATGTTACGGATATCAGTATAACTGAGACTCTCGGACGCGTAACTGACGTAAACGAGATGAAATACTGAGCTCATTACTTAGGAATCGCGAAATCTTTCGCCATCATGATAACAGCTTCACCTTTAACCACCATGTCGCCGTTTTCTTTAGTCACATTCGTCTCAACTGTCGCGATGCCTTTTTCTTTGCGCATAGCTGTGATTCTGATTGTGATTTTGATGGTGTCGTCGATGAAAACCGGATTAACGAATTTCATAGATTGACCAAGATAAATACCGCCCTCACCGATACACTCAACAAGAGCTCTGGAAATCAGAGCCCCGCAGATCATACCGTGAGCGATACGACGGCCAAAACGAGTTTTAGCCGCGTAAGCATCGTCCAAATGAATAGGATTATGATCTCCAGACAATTCAGCAAATTGACGAACCATTTTATCCGTCACAGTCACTGTCGCTGAGTTCGTGAAACCTACATCAATATTTGGAACCTGCATCTCTTACTCCTACAAAATATTCGCTGCCAATTCTGCAAGTGGCG contains these protein-coding regions:
- a CDS encoding acetyl-CoA C-acetyltransferase, producing the protein MKTKQMRPIAILAGSRTPFTKSQTNYVRTSNQELMTAVLQDLVNKTNIRGARLGDVSTGAVMKNAADWNMTRESVLSSGLDPHTPGYDVQRACGTGLETAWHIGLKIAAGQIESGIAGGTDTNSDIQGVLPHEFTWKLMDAQKEKTLMGRLSKFAKLSIDDIKPKFPVVVEPRTGLSMGQHTELMVKEWHISQEEQDKLALASHQNAAKAWDAGFFKDLVFEFKGLKKDSLVRGDTTLEKLAKLKPAFDKTGTGTLTAGNSTALTDGASAVLLGSEDFAQKHNLPVLAYLTDAEVAAVDYVGGEGLLMAPTYAVARMLERNGLTLQDFDFYEIHEAFAGQVLCTLKAWESEEYCRTKLGLTKALGSIDRSKLNVNGGSLALGHPFAATGGRILVSLAKMLSQKGSGRGLISICTAGGMGVTAIVER
- a CDS encoding TetR/AcrR family transcriptional regulator gives rise to the protein METKAQALEVAKNHLQLRGYNGFSFQDIADELGIRKASLHYYFASKEDLGLALLEDYTQSFQQWAEKHAQRGPLEKIKKFIDMYHSFSQDSLKVCPGGVLCIDYNTLPTKLQKAVSHFQVQQQTWLEIQIKEAQKLSEIKKDLKPKETATLLISTCQGSLQLARMQNNPKLMKSTCLNLLSLVENKARLWSQAYNF
- a CDS encoding clostripain-related cysteine peptidase yields the protein MNHFSRVLVVLALLLASAFASASQQVKEWNMLVFLNGNNNLDSFGPMNINQMEQVGSNENLNILVQWASAKKSSVSRLLIQKDNDTNKVTSPVVQNMGAVDMGDWKELVKFVEWANQNYPAKKYFVVVWDHGGGWHLASIPGMKPMDISWDDNTGNNITTEQLGQAMAESAKILGHKVDIYSSDACLMGMIEVASEMSESVQYYLGSQDVEPGAGWPYATFLTKWAQNPMMSAADLVKVHAADYLAAYNGGVYGNRKVTMSAYDLSHIDSYEQSLKQLSAEFAALDNASLAKVARSAKNAKLFTYWDYRDVIDFIDLATKNGITTPAMQSVRDAQSQFVIANSQNQDTKTWGVSIWLPSNSSDYSGYIERYHGLKFNQRTNWADLVTKIQGK
- a CDS encoding BLUF domain-containing protein → MSSVFHLVYVSYASESLSYTDIRNILNSSRKNNARDDISGVLILREGYFLQVLEGDKDKVQSLVNVIRRDNRNHTLKVLIEEQSDKRLFGDWSMAFLDGDIESNTTKDLLEFFDVCLDSGINPKTLIMPLVRKFRASAPPFQ
- a CDS encoding MaoC family dehydratase, whose amino-acid sequence is MQVPNIDVGFTNSATVTVTDKMVRQFAELSGDHNPIHLDDAYAAKTRFGRRIAHGMICGALISRALVECIGEGGIYLGQSMKFVNPVFIDDTIKITIRITAMRKEKGIATVETNVTKENGDMVVKGEAVIMMAKDFAIPK